In one Nostoc sp. KVJ3 genomic region, the following are encoded:
- the trpD gene encoding anthranilate phosphoribosyltransferase translates to MATSPITAQESSATWYMLLQQLIDGQSLSRTQAAELMQGWLNEAVPPELSGAILTALNFRGISADELTGMAEVLQSQSSPLSTQHGLNAPLPLTSLTTVIDTCGTGGDGSSTFNISTAVAFVAAASGVPVAKHGNRSASSLTGSADVLEALGVNLNASSDKVQAALQEIGITFLFAPGWHPALKAVAQLRRTLKVRTVFNLLGPLVNPLRPTGQVVGLFTPKLLATVAQALNNLGKEKAIVLHGREKLDEAGLGDETDLAVLSAGEVQVTTINPLELDLTPASIGMLRGGDVQENAVILKAVLQGKGTQAQQDAVALNASLALQVAGTIALLDHAQGIKIAKDILESGAAWTKLEQLVEFLGN, encoded by the coding sequence ATGGCAACTTCTCCAATCACTGCTCAAGAATCCTCTGCTACCTGGTATATGCTGCTGCAACAATTAATAGATGGCCAATCCTTATCTCGGACTCAAGCAGCTGAATTAATGCAAGGTTGGCTCAATGAAGCGGTTCCCCCAGAGTTATCAGGGGCTATTTTAACAGCGCTGAACTTTAGAGGTATTTCTGCTGACGAGTTGACTGGTATGGCTGAAGTTTTGCAATCTCAATCTTCCCCACTCAGTACTCAGCATGGGCTAAACGCCCCGCTACCGCTAACATCACTGACTACTGTAATAGATACCTGTGGGACAGGTGGAGATGGTTCATCAACCTTTAATATTTCTACAGCAGTTGCTTTTGTTGCTGCGGCATCTGGCGTACCCGTCGCTAAACATGGCAATCGTTCAGCTTCAAGTCTCACGGGGAGCGCAGATGTATTAGAAGCTTTGGGTGTAAACTTGAATGCCTCTAGTGACAAGGTGCAAGCTGCACTACAAGAGATTGGGATCACTTTTTTGTTTGCACCTGGTTGGCATCCCGCACTCAAGGCGGTTGCCCAATTACGGCGGACTCTCAAGGTGCGAACGGTGTTTAATTTACTGGGGCCCTTAGTAAATCCTTTGCGTCCAACTGGGCAGGTGGTGGGGTTATTTACTCCTAAGCTTTTGGCAACAGTTGCTCAAGCATTAAACAATTTGGGCAAGGAAAAGGCGATTGTTTTACATGGGCGAGAAAAACTTGATGAGGCTGGCTTAGGAGATGAAACTGACTTAGCGGTTTTATCAGCTGGAGAAGTTCAGGTAACTACCATTAACCCCCTAGAGTTGGATCTCACACCTGCTTCCATAGGTATGCTTCGGGGTGGGGATGTCCAAGAAAATGCAGTAATTCTCAAGGCGGTACTGCAAGGTAAGGGAACTCAGGCGCAACAAGATGCGGTTGCCTTAAATGCGTCGTTGGCGCTGCAAGTAGCAGGTACGATCGCACTCCTGGATCACGCCCAAGGCATTAAAATCGCTAAGGATATCCTAGAAAGCGGGGCGGCTTGGACAAAGTTGGAGCAGCTAGTTGAGTTTCTGGGGAATTGA
- a CDS encoding TIGR02281 family clan AA aspartic protease: MLQSFLSRATLIFVSSALAVLCVACSEDKQNTTTGDNKQPVPIGDLASVQPTVEPPKPTVTPEAQPQEPSETEPSLFEQGLDKAVGAWSISRSAQSPGDWILVANQYEDAIALMERVQRQSPEFAIAQTKITEYRRQVKYAQRQATPRPVSLVEPKRVVVVVPQTRIPPKYISPPQKTEPLPAEPGLPSSAVVIPDQEVFTAPIKRRIGGTPIVEVTFNGQRQFEMIIDTGASGTVITQEMANSLGIVPVGRAKANTASSRAVEFPVGYVNSMAIGGVIVNKIPVAIAGAELETGLLGHDFFGNYDVTIKRNVVEFRPQSRSPINSPETQLAAPTLSKPPRFLGYP, from the coding sequence ATGCTTCAGTCTTTTTTATCCCGTGCAACCCTAATTTTTGTATCAAGCGCTCTAGCGGTTTTGTGTGTTGCCTGTAGTGAAGACAAACAGAACACTACGACTGGTGACAATAAGCAACCTGTGCCAATTGGGGATCTGGCATCCGTACAGCCTACCGTCGAACCACCAAAACCAACAGTTACCCCAGAAGCACAGCCGCAAGAGCCGTCTGAAACTGAACCAAGCCTTTTTGAACAGGGGCTAGACAAAGCGGTTGGCGCTTGGAGTATCAGCCGATCTGCTCAATCTCCAGGTGATTGGATTTTGGTGGCGAATCAGTATGAGGATGCGATCGCGCTGATGGAAAGAGTCCAGCGACAAAGCCCAGAATTTGCGATCGCTCAAACCAAAATTACGGAATATCGCCGCCAAGTTAAATATGCTCAACGACAAGCTACTCCTCGCCCTGTGAGCCTTGTAGAACCCAAGAGGGTAGTAGTTGTGGTTCCCCAAACAAGAATCCCACCCAAGTATATCTCGCCTCCACAAAAAACAGAACCGTTACCCGCAGAGCCAGGTTTGCCTTCATCAGCAGTAGTGATTCCAGATCAGGAAGTATTCACAGCGCCGATTAAAAGGCGAATTGGGGGAACGCCAATTGTGGAAGTCACCTTCAATGGCCAGCGACAATTTGAGATGATTATAGATACAGGAGCCAGTGGCACTGTGATTACCCAAGAGATGGCCAATAGCTTGGGAATAGTGCCAGTGGGTAGAGCTAAGGCAAATACTGCTAGTTCTAGGGCTGTGGAATTTCCTGTGGGCTATGTTAATTCGATGGCAATTGGTGGGGTAATAGTGAATAAAATACCAGTAGCGATCGCAGGTGCGGAACTAGAAACTGGACTTTTAGGACATGATTTTTTTGGCAACTACGATGTCACCATCAAACGGAATGTAGTAGAATTTCGGCCGCAATCGCGATCGCCAATCAATTCCCCAGAAACTCAACTAGCTGCTCCAACTTTGTCCAAGCCGCCCCGCTTTCTAGGATATCCTTAG
- the carA gene encoding glutamine-hydrolyzing carbamoyl-phosphate synthase small subunit: protein MPLTDAIPALLVLADGTTYRGWSFGATGTAIGEVVFNTGMTGYQEVLTDPSYCGQIVIFTYPELGNTGINPEDEESDGPQVRGAIARNICQRPSNWRSTQSLPDYLKQNQVPGIYGIDTRALTRKIRMFGAMNGGISTTILDEAELLEQVLAAPNMAGLNLVREVTTSTAYEWSDPTIPAWEFNSEATENIGEAFTVVALDFGIKRNILRRLVSYGCRVIVVPADTPPEEILNYNPDGVFLSNGPGDPAAVTGGITTAKALLLSQKPIFGICMGHQILGHALGAETYKLKFGHRGLNQPAGLQQRVEITSQNHSFAIDPDSLPTAVVEISHLNLNDRTIAGVRHKSLPVFSVQYHPEASPGPHDADYLFEQFVQAMRTARQAATAEVK from the coding sequence ATGCCCCTGACTGACGCAATACCGGCTTTACTTGTCCTGGCAGATGGAACCACTTATCGCGGTTGGTCTTTCGGTGCTACGGGAACCGCGATCGGAGAAGTGGTATTTAACACTGGCATGACCGGCTACCAAGAAGTCCTGACTGACCCTAGTTACTGCGGTCAAATTGTCATTTTTACCTATCCTGAATTAGGCAATACTGGTATCAATCCTGAAGACGAGGAATCAGATGGCCCCCAGGTGCGGGGTGCGATCGCTCGAAATATTTGTCAACGACCAAGTAACTGGCGATCGACACAATCCTTACCAGATTACCTGAAACAAAATCAAGTACCAGGGATCTACGGCATCGATACCCGCGCTCTCACCCGCAAAATTCGGATGTTTGGAGCCATGAACGGTGGCATTTCCACAACCATTCTTGATGAGGCGGAATTGCTAGAACAGGTACTAGCGGCTCCCAACATGGCAGGATTAAATCTGGTTCGGGAAGTCACTACCTCAACGGCTTATGAATGGTCAGATCCAACAATTCCAGCTTGGGAATTCAACTCTGAGGCTACGGAAAATATTGGGGAAGCATTTACCGTTGTTGCCCTTGACTTTGGCATAAAACGAAACATTTTGCGTCGCTTAGTAAGTTACGGTTGTCGGGTAATTGTTGTACCTGCTGATACACCACCAGAAGAAATCCTCAATTACAATCCAGATGGTGTGTTTCTTTCTAATGGGCCGGGCGATCCTGCTGCCGTTACTGGAGGGATTACAACTGCCAAAGCGCTTTTGTTAAGTCAAAAACCCATCTTTGGTATTTGTATGGGGCATCAAATTTTAGGTCATGCATTAGGGGCAGAAACCTATAAACTCAAATTTGGTCATCGTGGTTTAAATCAGCCTGCCGGCTTACAACAACGGGTAGAAATTACTAGCCAAAACCATAGTTTTGCGATCGATCCAGATTCCTTACCTACGGCAGTTGTAGAAATCAGCCATCTGAATTTAAACGATCGCACCATTGCCGGGGTACGTCATAAATCTCTACCTGTATTCTCCGTACAATATCACCCAGAAGCCAGTCCTGGCCCCCATGACGCTGATTACTTGTTTGAGCAATTTGTTCAAGCTATGCGAACAGCACGTCAAGCCGCAACAGCCGAGGTGAAGTAA
- a CDS encoding STAS domain-containing protein, which yields MIAEPLNLTVSLRGTREVRDNCQLFRLTGLLDAFSEPTFRKVLGSKIEEGPKHIILDLSQIDFIDSSGLGALVQLAKQAQTAEGTLQIVTNARVTQTVKLVRLEKFLSLQKSVEEALENVK from the coding sequence ATTATTGCTGAGCCACTGAATCTAACCGTTAGCCTGAGGGGTACTCGTGAAGTCCGGGATAACTGCCAGCTATTCCGCCTCACAGGTTTGTTAGATGCCTTTTCTGAACCAACATTCCGCAAAGTGCTTGGCAGCAAGATTGAAGAGGGCCCTAAGCACATTATTTTGGATCTCTCACAAATCGACTTTATTGATAGCTCTGGCTTGGGCGCTCTGGTGCAGCTAGCCAAGCAAGCTCAAACTGCTGAGGGCACTTTGCAAATTGTCACGAATGCCCGCGTCACTCAAACGGTCAAGCTTGTTCGTCTAGAGAAGTTTCTCTCCCTGCAAAAATCAGTTGAAGAAGCTCTAGAAAACGTCAAGTAG
- a CDS encoding Mini-ribonuclease 3 gives MKSQEEELLDGQDETSKQSLSWTQALLTTTGPFQQISLSQVQQISPTALAYLGDAIYELYVRMLYLLPLQRSGIYHSLVVEQVRAETQALHLRSLTPHLRDTELDIVRRGRNAATGRPKRLNPEIYQQATSLETLIGYLYLTDYQRLIELLQMLHVEKE, from the coding sequence GTGAAGTCACAGGAGGAAGAGCTATTAGACGGACAAGATGAAACTTCTAAGCAGAGTTTATCTTGGACTCAAGCACTCTTGACAACCACAGGGCCATTTCAACAGATTTCCCTCTCACAAGTGCAACAAATTTCTCCTACTGCTTTAGCATATTTGGGAGATGCAATTTATGAGTTGTATGTTAGAATGCTCTATCTGCTGCCATTGCAGCGGTCAGGAATTTACCATAGTCTGGTAGTGGAGCAGGTAAGAGCAGAAACACAAGCGCTACATTTGCGATCGCTAACTCCTCATCTGAGGGACACCGAATTAGATATTGTCCGACGGGGTAGAAATGCCGCTACAGGCCGCCCTAAGCGACTTAATCCCGAAATTTATCAACAGGCAACTAGTCTAGAAACCCTAATAGGCTATTTATATCTCACCGATTACCAGCGTCTAATCGAACTGTTGCAAATGCTTCATGTAGAAAAAGAGTGA
- the rlmB gene encoding 23S rRNA (guanosine(2251)-2'-O)-methyltransferase RlmB — MQNKPRKIINTSTSEANRGKPVKIKGKRVVSNPTRNPRKIDSNPVSAANPTRNPRKIDSNPISAANPTRNPRKIDSNPVSAANPTRNPRKIDSNPISAANPTRNPRKIDSNSRQRNSNFSQSPVSTQPIEEDNDLIYGRHPVLSALQKQRNLNRIWITTRLRYDPSFHHFLLQAKENGTVIDEVEPKRLDYLTNGANHQGVAAQTAPYGYIELSDLIEQSKSVTDPVIIVADGITDPHNLGAIIRTAEAIGAQGLVIPQRRASGITSTVMKVSAGALENFAVARVVNLSRALEELKEAGFWIYGTAASGSEPVHTVNFKGPIVLVIGSEGEGLGMLTQRSCDFLVSIPLQGKTPSLNASVAAGMALYEIYRQRSLNTHYLDKLQKISLKK; from the coding sequence ATGCAGAATAAACCGAGAAAAATCATTAACACTTCTACTAGCGAAGCCAATCGTGGGAAACCTGTAAAAATTAAAGGTAAGCGTGTTGTTAGTAATCCCACTCGCAATCCCCGAAAAATAGATAGCAACCCCGTTTCTGCTGCTAATCCCACTCGCAATCCCCGAAAAATAGACAGCAATCCCATTTCTGCTGCTAATCCCACTCGCAATCCCCGAAAAATAGATAGCAACCCCGTTTCTGCTGCTAATCCCACTCGCAATCCCCGAAAAATAGATAGCAACCCCATTTCTGCTGCTAATCCTACTCGCAATCCCCGAAAAATAGATAGCAACTCCAGACAAAGAAATAGCAACTTCTCCCAGTCGCCTGTATCTACACAACCGATAGAAGAAGATAACGATCTCATCTACGGTCGTCACCCAGTATTGAGTGCATTGCAAAAACAGCGCAATCTCAACCGCATCTGGATTACTACCCGTCTGCGCTACGATCCCAGCTTTCACCATTTTCTCCTGCAAGCTAAGGAAAATGGCACAGTTATTGATGAGGTTGAACCCAAACGCTTAGACTATCTCACCAATGGGGCTAATCATCAAGGTGTGGCAGCACAAACTGCTCCCTACGGCTACATTGAATTGTCCGATCTTATTGAACAGTCTAAATCTGTAACCGATCCCGTAATAATAGTAGCTGACGGAATTACAGATCCCCACAACTTGGGAGCAATTATTCGCACCGCCGAAGCAATAGGCGCTCAAGGATTGGTAATTCCCCAAAGAAGGGCATCTGGGATCACTTCCACTGTGATGAAAGTCTCAGCAGGTGCTTTAGAAAATTTTGCTGTAGCTAGAGTTGTCAACCTCAGCCGCGCTTTAGAAGAATTAAAAGAAGCTGGCTTTTGGATTTACGGCACTGCTGCAAGTGGTAGCGAACCCGTGCATACTGTGAATTTCAAAGGGCCAATAGTTTTGGTAATCGGTTCAGAAGGTGAAGGTCTGGGTATGTTGACTCAACGTTCCTGTGATTTTTTGGTATCGATTCCTCTACAAGGTAAGACTCCTAGCCTGAATGCTTCTGTAGCAGCAGGGATGGCGCTTTATGAAATTTATCGCCAGCGATCGCTAAATACGCATTATTTAGATAAGTTACAAAAAATTTCTTTGAAAAAATAA
- a CDS encoding DUF1816 domain-containing protein gives MKTIWHNLKEVLINTFENLGLAWWVEIITQNPRCTYYFGPFLSSSDATLASKGYIEDLELEGATGIVVSVKRCKPNTLTIADDLGERFDRKVQPAFGGQI, from the coding sequence ATGAAAACCATTTGGCATAACCTCAAGGAAGTGTTGATTAACACGTTCGAGAACCTCGGCTTGGCTTGGTGGGTAGAGATAATAACGCAGAATCCCCGTTGCACATACTACTTCGGGCCATTTCTGAGTTCTTCTGATGCAACATTAGCAAGCAAAGGTTACATCGAAGATTTGGAGCTTGAAGGAGCTACGGGAATCGTTGTGAGTGTCAAGCGTTGCAAACCTAATACCTTAACAATTGCTGACGACTTGGGGGAAAGATTTGACCGCAAAGTACAGCCTGCCTTTGGCGGTCAGATTTAA
- a CDS encoding alpha/beta fold hydrolase has translation MSDRHPTTAARLNVYIQGKGFPILGLHGHPGSGRSLSVFTNHLSKRYQTIAPDLRGYGKSRWNGNFDMNDHLTDLEALLDRLNIEKCLVLGWSLGGILAMELALRLPERITGLILVATAAKPRGSHPTITWQDNLYTGVAALLNYIKPSWQWNIETFGKRSLFRYLVQQHTSTTYNYIAKEAVPAYLQTSPAATRALYSAIQSGYNRLPELPQIQCPSLVLAGEQDRHITSDSSLQTAQNLQNSQWQCYSNTAHLFPWEVPQEVLNDIEHWLEKHPQVIRNS, from the coding sequence ATGAGCGATCGCCATCCTACCACTGCTGCACGTCTCAATGTTTACATCCAAGGTAAAGGATTCCCCATTCTGGGTTTACATGGTCATCCTGGTTCTGGTCGTAGTCTTTCTGTCTTTACCAATCATTTATCAAAACGCTATCAAACTATTGCCCCCGATTTACGCGGATACGGCAAAAGTCGGTGGAATGGCAATTTTGATATGAATGACCATTTAACTGATTTAGAAGCACTGCTAGACCGCTTAAATATTGAAAAATGCCTAGTACTGGGATGGTCACTTGGGGGTATTCTGGCAATGGAACTGGCATTGCGTTTACCAGAGCGCATTACTGGGCTGATTTTGGTGGCGACAGCCGCAAAACCCCGTGGTAGTCACCCGACCATAACTTGGCAAGATAATTTATATACTGGCGTTGCTGCCCTATTAAATTATATAAAACCGAGTTGGCAATGGAATATTGAAACTTTTGGCAAGCGATCGCTTTTTCGCTATTTAGTTCAACAACATACATCCACAACTTATAACTATATCGCCAAAGAAGCAGTACCAGCTTATCTACAAACCTCTCCTGCTGCTACTCGCGCCCTCTATAGTGCAATTCAATCAGGATACAATCGGCTTCCAGAACTGCCACAAATCCAATGTCCTAGCTTGGTACTTGCTGGTGAGCAAGACCGCCACATCACATCCGATTCCAGCTTACAAACTGCTCAAAACCTCCAAAATTCTCAGTGGCAGTGCTATTCAAACACCGCCCATCTTTTTCCCTGGGAAGTCCCCCAGGAAGTGCTGAATGATATTGAGCATTGGCTAGAAAAACATCCGCAGGTAATTCGTAATTCGTAA
- a CDS encoding pentapeptide repeat-containing protein, with protein MKNFISIKKVVAVVAIVLALVFSLTSVPAYAFEQADLDALIKTGDAPYGDLSGADLSQSDLSGAKLYGANLKGAKLYRSNLSGASLSGADLSGASLSDAILSGAYLQKADLTGAYLQKANLEGAVLYGANLKDATLYGANLKGAKLKGSNLEGAKLKGANIEEAIK; from the coding sequence ATGAAAAATTTCATCTCAATCAAAAAGGTAGTAGCAGTGGTTGCTATTGTTTTAGCCCTAGTGTTTTCATTGACAAGTGTTCCGGCTTATGCTTTTGAACAAGCTGACTTGGACGCACTGATAAAGACCGGAGATGCCCCATACGGTGATTTATCAGGTGCTGACTTATCTCAAAGTGACCTATCAGGAGCTAAATTGTATGGAGCAAACCTCAAGGGAGCCAAGTTATATAGAAGCAACCTCTCAGGAGCTAGCCTATCAGGTGCTGACTTATCAGGAGCTAGTTTATCAGACGCTATTCTATCAGGAGCCTATTTACAGAAAGCTGACTTAACAGGAGCCTACTTACAGAAAGCAAACTTAGAGGGTGCTGTTCTATATGGAGCTAATCTAAAGGATGCTACTTTGTATGGAGCTAACCTCAAAGGGGCTAAACTCAAGGGTTCTAACCTAGAGGGAGCTAAGTTAAAGGGTGCAAATATTGAGGAAGCTATCAAGTAA
- the truB gene encoding tRNA pseudouridine(55) synthase TruB: protein MLFQGFLNLNKPFDWTSHDCVARVRKLLRLKRVGHAGTLDPAATGVLPIALGKATRLLQYLPENKAYKATIRLGVRTTTDDLQGEIITSQPCAGLSLAEVKTALAQFEGKIEQIPPIYSAIQVDGKRLYDLARQGKTVEVPVRTVEVFRIDILDWREGDFPELDVAIACGSGTYIRAIARDLGAILETGGTLAALIRTESSGFNLTDSLTLTDLEAQLQAATFQPICPDAALQHFSSVTLPVISAQKWCQGQRISLTFNVPEIVRVYDEETRFLGIGQLQDEVLIPQMVFEPIS, encoded by the coding sequence GTGTTATTTCAAGGTTTTCTCAACTTAAACAAACCATTTGACTGGACTTCCCACGACTGCGTAGCGCGGGTGCGAAAATTGTTGCGCCTCAAACGTGTCGGACATGCGGGAACCTTAGATCCAGCTGCTACAGGGGTTTTACCAATCGCCCTTGGTAAAGCCACAAGATTATTGCAATATCTACCTGAGAACAAAGCTTACAAAGCAACTATTCGGCTGGGTGTGCGGACTACAACCGATGATTTGCAAGGTGAAATCATCACTTCTCAACCTTGTGCTGGATTAAGTTTGGCAGAGGTGAAAACTGCATTAGCACAATTTGAAGGCAAAATTGAGCAAATACCACCTATTTACAGTGCAATTCAAGTAGATGGGAAACGTCTCTACGATTTAGCACGCCAAGGGAAAACGGTAGAAGTTCCAGTGCGAACAGTGGAAGTTTTTCGGATAGATATTTTAGACTGGAGAGAAGGGGATTTTCCTGAATTAGATGTGGCGATCGCTTGTGGTTCTGGTACATATATAAGAGCGATCGCCCGTGACTTAGGTGCAATCTTAGAAACTGGTGGTACTCTTGCCGCTTTAATCCGTACCGAAAGTAGTGGTTTCAATTTAACCGATAGTTTGACATTGACTGATTTAGAAGCACAACTACAAGCCGCAACATTTCAACCCATTTGTCCAGATGCAGCTTTACAACATTTTTCATCTGTTACTTTACCAGTAATATCTGCCCAAAAGTGGTGTCAAGGTCAGCGAATTTCTCTAACTTTTAATGTTCCTGAAATAGTGCGAGTTTATGATGAGGAAACTCGCTTTTTAGGTATTGGACAATTACAAGACGAAGTGTTGATCCCCCAAATGGTTTTTGAACCGATTTCTTAA
- a CDS encoding ATP-binding protein, protein MLDTRTLLIIDDCAADRKIYRRYLLKDPHQSYQIFEADCAEEGLALCKKIRCDAILLDFCLPDMSGLELFDRMQQEIFKTSVPVIMLTGRGDEEIAVQVMKRGALDYLVKHNVTQDVLQLAVRNAIKQSCLQAQLHKTQERQRLIATTALRIRQSLNLEQILNTAVAEVQQLLKCDRVMVYQFAPDSDGKIVASSVESFPTVALCDRIAAGEEAGEQGAGSRGKIPLLCPIPPAHLHNFQSPVPYIYELGLCNCVSLKEQFNTKVNLVVPINLSNNGNPTPKLWGLLIAHHNSGERLWQTDDAEMLNEVSVQLAIAIQQAELLAQTQAALTKEKQLNAFKSQIIATVSHEYRTPLTSILAAASTLGKHSQQLDESKQQRFLGIIEQKARYMSKLVDNMLLVNQFELEKPKFKPILLDLLQFFADLIEQERETTGDRHELIFNITGHIQGFWGDRGLLQQIFINLMSNAIKYSPDGGTVEFHLIGKESQVIFYIKDRGIGIPMVDQENLFQSFSRGSNVDTIPGTGLGLAIAKGCVELHGGDITLSSEVGQGTKVTVSLPKEFPMSQLSPSST, encoded by the coding sequence ATGTTGGACACAAGGACGCTACTCATCATTGATGATTGTGCAGCAGATCGGAAAATCTATCGCCGATATCTGTTGAAAGATCCGCACCAGTCCTACCAGATTTTTGAGGCAGACTGTGCTGAAGAAGGACTTGCTTTGTGCAAAAAAATTCGCTGCGATGCCATTCTGCTGGATTTTTGCCTACCTGATATGAGTGGGTTAGAACTCTTCGATCGGATGCAGCAGGAGATATTTAAGACTTCTGTCCCTGTAATTATGTTGACAGGGCGGGGTGATGAAGAAATCGCTGTGCAAGTAATGAAACGGGGTGCGCTGGATTATTTGGTTAAGCACAATGTGACACAGGATGTACTGCAATTAGCAGTCCGCAATGCCATCAAGCAATCGTGCTTGCAAGCCCAACTCCACAAAACTCAGGAACGACAGCGCTTAATTGCTACGACTGCTTTACGAATTCGCCAGTCTCTTAACCTAGAACAAATTTTGAATACGGCTGTAGCAGAAGTACAGCAACTTCTGAAGTGCGATCGCGTGATGGTATATCAATTCGCCCCAGATAGTGACGGTAAAATAGTTGCCTCATCAGTTGAGTCATTCCCCACTGTCGCATTGTGCGATCGTATTGCGGCTGGAGAAGAAGCAGGGGAGCAGGGGGCGGGGAGCAGGGGGAAAATTCCTCTCCTCTGCCCCATTCCTCCTGCTCATCTGCACAATTTCCAATCCCCAGTCCCTTATATTTATGAGCTTGGATTGTGTAATTGTGTCAGCTTGAAAGAGCAATTTAATACCAAGGTAAATCTAGTAGTTCCCATTAATTTGAGCAACAATGGCAACCCAACTCCCAAGCTTTGGGGTTTGTTGATTGCTCACCATAATTCCGGGGAGCGACTGTGGCAAACTGATGATGCAGAAATGCTCAATGAAGTTTCGGTACAATTAGCGATCGCTATCCAACAAGCTGAATTGCTAGCCCAAACTCAAGCAGCCCTTACCAAAGAAAAGCAACTCAATGCATTTAAATCTCAAATCATTGCAACGGTTTCCCATGAATATCGAACCCCGCTAACTTCAATTCTGGCGGCTGCATCAACTTTGGGAAAACATAGTCAGCAACTGGATGAGTCCAAACAACAAAGATTTTTGGGAATTATTGAACAGAAAGCAAGGTATATGTCCAAACTGGTGGATAATATGCTTCTTGTTAACCAATTTGAACTCGAAAAACCCAAATTTAAACCAATTTTACTCGATTTACTGCAATTTTTTGCCGATCTGATCGAACAAGAGCGAGAAACAACAGGCGATCGCCACGAATTGATTTTTAACATTACTGGGCATATCCAAGGCTTTTGGGGCGATCGCGGACTGTTGCAGCAAATTTTTATTAACCTAATGTCCAATGCAATTAAGTATTCTCCAGATGGAGGGACTGTAGAATTCCATCTCATTGGTAAAGAATCACAAGTAATCTTTTACATCAAAGATCGGGGAATTGGTATCCCAATGGTAGATCAAGAAAATTTGTTTCAATCGTTCAGTCGTGGAAGTAACGTTGATACAATCCCTGGTACAGGCTTAGGACTTGCGATCGCTAAAGGTTGTGTAGAGTTACATGGTGGCGATATTACCTTGTCCAGTGAAGTGGGGCAAGGAACTAAAGTTACAGTCAGCTTACCGAAGGAATTCCCAATGAGTCAACTTTCTCCATCATCAACTTGA
- a CDS encoding response regulator — protein MIKKLHEPLLVVEDSNEDFRMLQRLMRRMSVQNPIHRCTNGDEVLEFLYQLGSNAYSKGEDLPNSKVALRPSVILLDLNLPGIDGRDILDRLKQDKSFKEIPIVVFTTSSNPKDIELCYQKGANGYLVKPMDAQELKKTIQAFVDYWLEANMPPVLD, from the coding sequence ATGATAAAAAAACTTCATGAACCTCTGCTAGTTGTTGAGGACAGCAATGAAGATTTTCGGATGCTACAACGTCTGATGCGGCGCATGTCCGTCCAGAACCCCATACATCGTTGTACGAATGGGGATGAGGTTTTAGAGTTTCTCTATCAACTGGGGAGCAATGCCTATAGCAAAGGCGAAGATTTACCCAACTCTAAAGTAGCATTACGACCCTCTGTGATCTTGCTCGATCTGAATTTGCCAGGTATTGATGGCCGTGACATTTTAGATCGGCTCAAGCAAGACAAGAGTTTCAAGGAAATCCCCATCGTTGTTTTTACCACATCATCTAACCCCAAGGATATTGAATTGTGCTACCAAAAGGGCGCAAATGGATATCTGGTAAAGCCGATGGATGCTCAGGAACTCAAAAAGACGATCCAGGCATTTGTGGACTACTGGCTTGAAGCCAATATGCCGCCAGTGTTGGATTAA